Below is a window of bacterium DNA.
CAGATAGGCAAATATTAACACCGAGAAAACTCTACATAGGACATTCCCTAAAAACAAAACACCTGTATTTTTGGCTACTCTTCTTGCTATACCCATTTATAACAGTTTGCCTTCCCCTACAATATCTATATTATTATTTTAACACATCTAAAGTGAAAATGTCAAGAGGATTTAAGATTTTTCCTTGAAAATGATGATGGGATTTGTAATTCCTCACGATACTTTGCCACTGTTCTCGAGGCAATATTTATACCCTGTTGTTGAAGTAAAGTGGTGATTTTACTATCGCTTAACGGATTTTGTTTATTTTCCAGTGCAATTATCTGTTTTATCTTTTCTTTAATAGATAGAGTAGAAACAGTTTCTCCTTCTTTGGTCGTTAGACCTGTTTTAAAGAAGAATTTCAATGGATGGACTCCATAAGGTGTTTTAACAAATTTGTTTGCGATTGTCCGACTGACTGTGCTTAAATGAAGATTAAGTCCATTCGCAATATCTTCTAATCTCATTGGGACAATCTTTTCTGGTTTGCCATCCTGTAAAAATTGCTGTTGTAGCTCAAATATTACCTTTGCCACATGGGTTAATGTCTTTTTTCTCTTCTCCATACAATCTAAGAAAAATAAGGCTGATTTCAATTTCTTTCGGATATATTCATTTTCTTCTGCAGAGAGATTTTTATCTTTTAACAATCTTTGATAGTAAGAACTAATTCTTAGCGAAGGTATCCATTCATCATTGAGTTCTAATTTAAGTCCTTCTTCCTCTGTATTTGAGATAATAATCTCCGGGATAATGTATGGCGGGTAGAATTTTTCATATAATCGAGCCGGTTTTGGCTCCAACAATTTAACAAGTAGTTCAACTAATTCTTTTACCCGTTCTACTGTAATATTCATTTTAGAGGCAATCAGGTCATAATTTTTATCTTGAATTGCCTGGAGGTAATTTTGAATTAAAGGTCCTAATGTTTCCTCCATTCCTAATTCTTTAGCCTGAATTAGCAGGCATTCTTCCAAATCCTTAGATCCCACCCCGGTGGGTTCAAATTCTTGAATCTTATTCAAGACATCTTTAACTTCCCCCAGACTGACCTTTGCCTCTTTGGCTATCTCCTCAACCGCACTATCAAGATAGCCATCTTTATTGATGTTGTCAATAATTAATTCGCCTATTTTATATTCATCATTAGTTAATGAAGGCACCATCCGAAGTTGCTGGAGTAAATATTCTCTAAGAGAAAGTTGATGTGTAGGAATATTTTCATAAATTGGGTTAGACTCGATAGGTGGAGAAGAATCATAGGTAAAAGACTTTTTTGAAGATTCGAAGAAATCCTCCCAATTTATCTCCTCTTGTTTATCATTTTTTTTTATCTCTGGAAAGTCAACAATTGGAAGCTCAAGGGTGGCAATATTATCCTCTTCTAAAACCGGATTTTGAAGTAACTCTTCATTTATCTTATCTACTAATTCCAGGTTAGAGAGTTGTAATATCTTGATTTTCAATTCCTGGAGTGGGGAAAATTTCATTTGTTGGCGTTGAGTTTGGTCAAGAGTTACTTTTGGCATAAGAAAACCTCGTCTTTAAATATATTGATAATGGGTAACGAAGGTAAATGGAGTATTGGAATTTATTTCTTCACCCATCCATTATTCCATCACTCTAATACTCTATATTAGTTCCTGGATAATACTAATTTTATTGCCGCCATTTATGGCGTTACGGTCATAATCTTTCGGGCTATTTCAGGGTATTTGGCAATAAATTTCAATTCAGAGTCAACCAAAGGTTTCTGGGTATGGACATTGGCGTATCTGACTAAGTCTAATATTCTATTTG
It encodes the following:
- the rpoN gene encoding RNA polymerase factor sigma-54, with the translated sequence MPKVTLDQTQRQQMKFSPLQELKIKILQLSNLELVDKINEELLQNPVLEEDNIATLELPIVDFPEIKKNDKQEEINWEDFFESSKKSFTYDSSPPIESNPIYENIPTHQLSLREYLLQQLRMVPSLTNDEYKIGELIIDNINKDGYLDSAVEEIAKEAKVSLGEVKDVLNKIQEFEPTGVGSKDLEECLLIQAKELGMEETLGPLIQNYLQAIQDKNYDLIASKMNITVERVKELVELLVKLLEPKPARLYEKFYPPYIIPEIIISNTEEEGLKLELNDEWIPSLRISSYYQRLLKDKNLSAEENEYIRKKLKSALFFLDCMEKRKKTLTHVAKVIFELQQQFLQDGKPEKIVPMRLEDIANGLNLHLSTVSRTIANKFVKTPYGVHPLKFFFKTGLTTKEGETVSTLSIKEKIKQIIALENKQNPLSDSKITTLLQQQGINIASRTVAKYREELQIPSSFSRKNLKSS